Proteins from one Argonema galeatum A003/A1 genomic window:
- a CDS encoding aspartyl protease, with protein MIYGKFGEIGELFFEIDLIAADGDVLPVDVLVDTGFTTGYLAIDTQDAQSLGWPVIVRDRTMRTAQGEDTFTIYEGKILLDGIEYTIPVHVGAGIPEPLLGLQWLTNMRLVVDSPQGMLTLG; from the coding sequence TGAGATTGGCGAACTATTTTTTGAGATTGATTTGATTGCTGCCGATGGAGATGTGCTTCCAGTTGATGTATTAGTAGATACTGGATTTACTACTGGCTATCTAGCCATAGACACCCAAGACGCACAAAGTTTAGGTTGGCCTGTGATAGTCCGCGATCGAACTATGCGAACAGCACAGGGGGAGGACACTTTTACTATCTATGAAGGAAAGATATTACTAGATGGAATTGAATACACTATTCCCGTTCATGTTGGTGCGGGAATTCCCGAACCTTTGCTCGGTTTGCAATGGCTTACAAATATGAGATTAGTGGTAGATTCCCCACAGGGAATGTTGACCCTGGGATAA